A region from the Salicibibacter cibarius genome encodes:
- a CDS encoding YitT family protein gives MKNFVLLFFGTLLSALSITLFAMPNEIADGGHVGISLLLYFSLGISPALVVFISFIVITLISIKYLSRIVVIKTAISTALLSLLTYLTEDLGQQPIGDPLIGGIFFGLFMGVGFALILHAGGSYGGSSTVALILRKRFGWDVVLVTFILDILVVTSGIFIIGVLNTLYTVIALFVAKVATDYVLNGFDAKKAFQIISVHNEEIARRVTTDLASSATYINSSGVYTSKEQKILYIIVKNHRVIHLRNMINDIDSEAFVVVSNVKDVSGGTFFAGDMFQINEEEQDDQST, from the coding sequence TTGAAAAATTTTGTATTGTTATTTTTTGGCACATTATTATCGGCATTGAGTATAACGTTATTTGCAATGCCTAATGAAATTGCTGATGGGGGCCATGTTGGTATATCCTTGCTTTTGTACTTTTCTTTAGGTATTTCACCAGCACTCGTCGTATTTATATCATTTATCGTTATAACACTCATCAGCATTAAATATTTATCCCGCATTGTCGTTATCAAAACTGCCATTTCTACCGCGCTATTATCTCTTCTGACTTATTTGACAGAAGACCTTGGGCAACAACCAATCGGTGATCCATTAATTGGTGGTATTTTTTTTGGTCTTTTTATGGGGGTTGGTTTTGCACTCATATTACACGCAGGTGGTTCTTACGGTGGGTCATCGACTGTAGCTTTAATATTGAGGAAAAGATTTGGCTGGGATGTCGTGTTAGTCACTTTTATTTTAGATATTCTAGTCGTTACGTCAGGTATCTTCATTATCGGTGTACTAAATACGTTGTATACGGTCATTGCTTTGTTTGTTGCAAAAGTAGCAACGGATTATGTATTAAATGGGTTCGATGCTAAAAAAGCTTTCCAAATCATATCCGTCCATAATGAAGAAATTGCTAGGAGAGTAACGACAGATCTAGCATCCAGTGCCACGTACATTAATAGTTCTGGCGTATACACTAGTAAAGAGCAAAAAATATTATATATTATTGTAAAAAATCATAGGGTCATCCACTTGAGGAACATGATTAATGATATAGACAGTGAAGCTTTTGTCGTTGTTAGCAATGTAAAAGATGTTTCCGGAGGTACATTTTTTGCAGGAGATATGTTTCAAATAAATGAGGAAGAACAGGACGATCAATCGACCTAA